A single region of the Gemmata palustris genome encodes:
- the hemG gene encoding protoporphyrinogen oxidase, which yields MPHVIVVGGGLTGLTVAFRLKQFAPGTAVTVLEPRDRPGGNIVTEDHRGFRVECGPNGFLDRTPAIPNLVRDLGLSDRLVAASDGSRKNRYVFVGNKLHKLPSGPLGLLTTPLLSRRGKWQLLTEPWRKAPPPGTEESVQEFATRRAGKEAADVFADALVTGIHGGDPAMLSVAAAFPRLPVMEREAGSVVRGFMRAAKKRKRDAKARGEPVPGPMKMWSFREGLGVLVDGLCETLGDSVRCGVEVQTVTETASVAPWQVYDQTGYSWSADAVVLACPAYEQAVILADLDPALADEVGAIPYNRIAVVALGYRAEHCPGEHDGFGYIAPQNTRRDVLGVQWCSSIFPDRAPQGFVLWRALCGGVHRAEQVEWDDERLARAVHDEIRRAMGVTGEPVFQRIVRWPNAIPQYVIGHLDRVARIDALAAKHAGLFLTGNAYRGVAMADCVEQAEATAVRVALHLQQGANQ from the coding sequence ATGCCGCACGTTATCGTCGTGGGCGGGGGGCTGACCGGGCTAACGGTCGCCTTCCGGCTCAAGCAGTTCGCCCCGGGTACGGCGGTCACGGTTCTGGAACCGCGTGACCGGCCCGGCGGGAACATCGTCACGGAAGACCACCGCGGGTTCCGCGTCGAGTGCGGGCCGAACGGGTTCCTGGACCGCACCCCCGCGATCCCGAACCTCGTGCGCGATTTGGGGCTCTCGGACCGGCTCGTCGCGGCCAGCGACGGGAGCCGCAAGAACCGCTACGTCTTCGTCGGGAACAAGCTCCACAAGCTCCCGAGCGGCCCCCTCGGGTTGCTCACCACGCCCCTTCTCTCGCGCCGCGGTAAGTGGCAACTGCTCACCGAACCGTGGCGAAAAGCCCCGCCCCCGGGCACGGAAGAATCGGTCCAGGAGTTCGCCACGCGGCGCGCGGGCAAAGAAGCCGCGGACGTGTTCGCCGACGCGCTCGTGACCGGCATTCACGGCGGCGACCCCGCGATGCTCAGTGTGGCCGCGGCGTTCCCCCGGTTGCCCGTGATGGAGCGCGAAGCGGGCAGCGTGGTCCGCGGGTTCATGCGCGCCGCGAAGAAGCGGAAGCGCGACGCGAAGGCGCGCGGCGAACCCGTGCCCGGCCCGATGAAGATGTGGTCGTTCCGCGAGGGCCTGGGCGTGCTCGTCGACGGCCTGTGCGAGACCCTCGGCGATTCCGTGCGGTGCGGGGTCGAGGTTCAGACCGTCACCGAGACCGCGAGCGTGGCGCCGTGGCAGGTCTACGATCAGACCGGGTACTCGTGGTCCGCGGACGCGGTCGTACTGGCGTGCCCGGCCTACGAACAGGCCGTGATCCTCGCGGACTTGGACCCGGCACTGGCAGATGAAGTGGGCGCGATCCCGTACAACCGCATCGCGGTGGTGGCACTGGGCTACCGCGCCGAGCATTGCCCCGGTGAACACGACGGGTTCGGCTATATCGCGCCACAAAATACCCGGCGCGACGTGCTCGGCGTGCAGTGGTGTTCGAGCATCTTCCCGGACCGCGCGCCGCAGGGGTTCGTGTTGTGGCGCGCACTGTGCGGCGGGGTCCACCGCGCCGAACAAGTAGAGTGGGACGACGAGCGCCTGGCGCGGGCCGTCCACGACGAGATCCGGCGCGCAATGGGCGTGACCGGTGAGCCGGTGTTTCAGCGCATCGTGCGGTGGCCGAACGCGATCCCCCAGTACGTCATCGGCCACCTCGACCGCGTGGCCCGAATCGACGCGCTGG
- a CDS encoding DUF6869 domain-containing protein, translating into MEPAVEELVAAWFAGDHCLFEACTEQPEHAWGAVLALLQHELSPDDLALLAAGPLETLLGSHGAAFIGRVEDRGASDPRFNHLLGGVWQGGMPDAVWQRVRAARKEAW; encoded by the coding sequence ATGGAACCAGCGGTCGAAGAATTGGTCGCGGCATGGTTCGCGGGCGACCACTGCCTGTTCGAGGCATGCACCGAGCAACCTGAACATGCCTGGGGCGCCGTCCTCGCGCTTCTCCAACATGAACTGTCGCCCGACGATCTGGCCCTGCTCGCGGCGGGGCCGTTGGAAACGCTCCTCGGCTCGCACGGTGCCGCCTTCATCGGGCGCGTGGAGGATCGGGGGGCGAGCGATCCGCGGTTCAATCACTTGCTCGGTGGGGTGTGGCAGGGCGGGATGCCGGACGCGGTTTGGCAGCGGGTCCGGGCCGCGCGCAAAGAGGCCTGGTAA